atcaaaaaatagttttaaaaatctatatagtacctattaactaatttaattttagacgaGTACcagtcaataaaaatttaataaatttggctATTGGAAGATTAAGATCAGATGATATTTACAACCAATTATCGTCATATCCAAATCCAGATCATAGAAGTATTGCACTTGCTGGTCAAGCTGCAATGTTGTTTgtgtgtttgttttttaagcCTAAAACATTGCATGAAGAATTTGCTATTATGAGAGAAATAGTTGATAAATTTTTTCCAGATAATtgggtaattatttattttagcttataccagaattttaaaaaaaataataaaaagtcccattgattttatttaaggtTGTTAATGTCTACATGGgtgtaacaataaatataattgatgcaTGGGAAGCTTTTAAAGCAGCTAAAGCAgctgtaaataatacaattcaacAGGCAGAATTAAGTCGTTTGGCAAGTTCACGTTCTGTGAATCTTCAGGTAATGgtgttaatactataaatattaaaacattttaatttggtataggtattatatctatattatatgaattaaatttattgaagcATAGATATGATAATACTAGATATTGAATGACTAGAAaggatagtaaaaaaaattatttcattaaaggtATTGTAGGAATAGCACCAATTGTAGAGAAAAAAAGAGTAGGTTGAGATAATGAGGTCATGTTTATGTAGAAGGAAAACTAAAAGAAATATGAAtagatagaatataaaattacataaaaataattaggtctAACTTAGGAAGTGGAGGATACCTTGTGGGTGTATATGACATTAATAATTGACTATATAGTTAGGAGCAAAGAgtgaaaagaaagaaaaaaaaatatgaattaaaaattttaaatagttcaattgaattaatatatttaaaaaggttTTTGGCCAAAGATGGCAAATTTTTCTGTATctcatcaaattaatttatgccaaataaaacattttgactGAATTTTATATTCCTTGAgtgtcaattaatttaatgatcttttttttcttgttaaacctaaaaaatgtgtacaaatGATCTTATTACAGTTTTTGAATAGTTGTATATGTAATAGGCTTACCATCTGTTTTGAGATTGCCATCTCTGCTCTAGGCTGTACTGtcaataaaagttatacaatacaacaaaataaataatttagtaagagcaataaaaattgttttttttttatcaaataagttgtattacatataattagtttatcaataataaattaatttcctgctttgttatattgttaattttgtttatattatgaacaataataataagatttgttcattatttagaaaataatagttgagataaaaaaaatactcggaAAtcctaatattgaaaaaaaaatattggataaCATTAATTCTGTTATGAATCTTTGTCGGAGTTGTAATGTTCTATTAAGATggtatttattacatacatcAACAATTCATCTTCGtaagtataaactaaataggaagacattatttaaaatacaactaatgtttacaaatatttttaataattcagtttCAGAAAACACCAAAAAAAGTAAACTAATCTgtgatcaaatttataatcagaGCTTATATAATGATGgccttatttttgatttattaataactacagCAGAAtttgaactaaaaataaaagacacATTTAAAAgtgtaagttttattattaaagttatatattagtctatcaaatattatttgtaaaataataattgtatttattctggtttttgacattaaaatacagggttcataaaagtaataaaacattagtTTAGCAAACATTCCAAgctatttcattaaaatataccatagAGGCACCTCTTGAACTATATTAAATCTTATTCATTGTGAAAACTTATGTATACCGATTAccaacattaaattttttcaaaagcacaatttgcatatttcataaaaattaaacaactaaGGGTCATGCCCTTCAGAAATGCATTAAACGTGTCAGCAAGACATAAAACCGTATATGAACCCAAGTATTGTCACTCAATTACTACTAAGtatacaatcaaaaattataccatgtaGGAGTGCTAATCGTTTAATGGTATAATTCGTTTAGTAGAGCATGTATGACAAGATagccaaaaaaatataattttgatgttttGTTGCTCAGTTAGATTCATTTCTAACATATCAATTACAAGTGATAtagtattaatgttatttgttatgtcaaacagattttaatttattttaactaaataaagaaCATTTCTAAGTATtagaattagtttttataatcttgATATTTGTgttctgtttttatttagttattggaTGAAAAAGAGGCTAGATGGCTTAAACGGAAAGATGACTGTGTTGAACGCATGAATGAATTATCAGAAATCTTTTCAGGTCTAACTACTATGTCACGTGtcaaaaaaaatggtaattatatattatactatattcaatatttatagaagtttgtgttggttattttaaaatattaatactacttataatatttttaaaagaaaatttacagatatggtttattaatattgggaAACAGATTGAAAAGATTTCTATGGAAGATGAACTTGTTACTAGTAGAAAAATCACCCAAATTATCAAAGCTTTAGATGAAGTTCAAggtattaattgttttcacagataatacttaatttgttatgtatttataaatatattttgtttatagagTTTCACCAACTTGCTAATAATTATCAAGTAAGTCAAACAATTAAAGATACACATACTTATCTTCGTGAAATGATGAAAACCATAAGTGTCAAGGATAATGTTCTCATAGATCTTCAAATCATTGGAGACTTTAGTTATGCTTGGTATCATATTGATAGATTCACTGGTCTGATGCAAAATACGATAAAAGAAGAACCTTCGTTTGTGATCAAACTTCGAGcaacatttttaaaggtattaattattataaggtttaatttaatattgtagtatcaaaataagaataatcgTAATATATGTAAGATAACATGCTGATGTTAACTGAGTGTATTATAAGCATGTATCTAATTTTTCACTGGTAAAATCTATACCATATATTagcttattttttctaattctatacactatttaaaattaaatgatatctgtttcaaatttttggaaagtgtataatttatataaatagattgttaatttttactttacttcaaataaaatttgttttgtatataatatatgtaataatttcaaattttaataagttaatgttatttgcattttttagtTGGTGACATGTATGGAAGTACCTCTTATACGTATTAATCAGTCTGGTAGTGAAAACTTAATGTcagttagtaaatattattcaaatgagTTAATAGAATACATACGTAAAGTATTGCATATAATACCTGAgactatgtttaaatatatgactAAAATAGCTACTCTACAAACAGATGTTATTAAAGAAATACCCACTAGATTAGAAAAGGATAAACTTAACGATTATGCACAACTTGATGAAAGACTTgaggtaaaacaaaaaaaatagttgttaaaaatattatttttatataaatttattattaaaaaaatatgtaggtcGCCAAGTTGACTTATGCCGTGTCTGTGCTGACAGAAGGTGTGTTATGTATGAAAAGTACCCTAGTTGGTGTTGTAGAAATTGATCCCAAACAACTTCTTGAAGATGGTATTCGAAAAGAATTAGTTCAACACATTGCAGTAGCGCTCAATAATGGTCTTATATTCAACCCTAAAGcaaaggtaatttttttaattgtcaaaGTTACTGTAactaatcaaataattgtttcaGACCAGTGAGTTATTACCTAAACTTGATGCACTTAGTAACACAATGACTGGTTATCGTCGTTCATTTGAGTATATACAAGATTACATTGGTATATATGGCTTAAAAATATGGCAAGAAGAATTAAGTAGAATCATTGGTTATAATGTTGAAATGGAATGTAATAGCTTTATGCGagcaaaaatattagattggCAAAGTGTTTATCAGAGTAAAGTTGTACCTGTTCCATCATTCGAGCCATGTGATGGTCAATCTATGACATTTATTGGCCGCCTCGCTAGAGAACTGATTCGAATAACTGAtccaaagtaaattatttatcttaataaaatGATCAGGATTCGGATcctatagaatttaataattattatgaaacaaagataaaaaaaaaaataacaggtTACTCTTCTGCTATACAATGTCAAGTATATTTTGACTTATATGAATTCAATGTTAATCATTGCTTACTACTTgcctacttttttttcttttctctagatttttagattatttaatgtttatttcataatttattagattagaCCATGGTACTTTTTAGTGCTTCAATGTCCGAGTCCTActggttattaatatatttatatatataattattatatattgtatataggaTAGCTGTTTACAAAGAGCCAAGTACAGCATGGTATGATTATAAGACAAATGAGgagattattaatataagattttattcaaatataattaactcaaTAAATGTTTGTGGACTTACTGGCTTGGATAAACTCA
This sequence is a window from Rhopalosiphum maidis isolate BTI-1 chromosome 1, ASM367621v3, whole genome shotgun sequence. Protein-coding genes within it:
- the LOC113559430 gene encoding WASH complex subunit 5, whose protein sequence is MENNPCGLALLRIVSRGNAIIAEILRLKDYIPPVYRLNSKQDLQKYGQIILDFSYFNNSNEIEKKIESNPALNDLNEELKENNLEIINQFYFLFENVYKYIRDLNEYLDEVEEGSYIQHTIETMFLTVEGKQLLCESLYLYGVILLFIDIYIEGAIRERLLVAYHRYNAQDYNSENPIDDICKLLRSTKPNSVKSISSYPENYFKRVPVNKNLINLAIGRLRSDDIYNQLSSYPNPDHRSIALAGQAAMLFVCLFFKPKTLHEEFAIMREIVDKFFPDNWVVNVYMGVTINIIDAWEAFKAAKAAVNNTIQQAELSRLASSRSVNLQKIIVEIKKILGNPNIEKKILDNINSVMNLCRSCNVLLRWYLLHTSTIHLLSENTKKSKLICDQIYNQSLYNDGLIFDLLITTAEFELKIKDTFKSLLDEKEARWLKRKDDCVERMNELSEIFSGLTTMSRVKKNENLQIWFINIGKQIEKISMEDELVTSRKITQIIKALDEVQEFHQLANNYQVSQTIKDTHTYLREMMKTISVKDNVLIDLQIIGDFSYAWYHIDRFTGLMQNTIKEEPSFVIKLRATFLKLVTCMEVPLIRINQSGSENLMSVSKYYSNELIEYIRKVLHIIPETMFKYMTKIATLQTDVIKEIPTRLEKDKLNDYAQLDERLEVAKLTYAVSVLTEGVLCMKSTLVGVVEIDPKQLLEDGIRKELVQHIAVALNNGLIFNPKAKTSELLPKLDALSNTMTGYRRSFEYIQDYIGIYGLKIWQEELSRIIGYNVEMECNSFMRAKILDWQSVYQSKVVPVPSFEPCDGQSMTFIGRLARELIRITDPKIAVYKEPSTAWYDYKTNEEIINIRFYSNIINSINVCGLTGLDKLIGFMIVSELKKLLDFLQTNIIKDREWLQILGTISKELVSKDTIISNPIKTYQKHCSKFQKVLPTILDSITRIGQLQIIRKQIFFELEVSCKLNARNLFDCLEAMNKAVLNEIKAHFRDPENKPYPADDSPLLPELSKMLDWAGIGNPYLKIYITTNSTQYISLIAFLLTISQFSKLQYTENLALLMWKKVGDPVDGAPLYIGMQTFLKQFHPDITKQYLEYLAQYIKSIINHCTKSIEKLDIPNEYYITQFYVERFIFVGELNQQIFMEMVPHFLTDTLENLKNLSIK